One part of the Deltaproteobacteria bacterium genome encodes these proteins:
- a CDS encoding PAS domain S-box protein translates to MEDKHKTKAELLAELERMEARLCELEDTELRCRRIEQNLREKDKRYRELIESANSIILRFDTQGRITFLNDFAEGFFGYTREELVGRNLVGTIVPEKDSSGQDLAEMIGDLLEHPEKYPNNENENVRRGGERVWIAWTNKAILDGNGRVVEILAIGNDITRHRQAEQALQESEEKFRLISEQSILGIVLIQDGLIRYVNQAVSDLLGYTVEEMLGWEANAFAKAVHPDDLAFAMEQAEKKQRGEKDVVPSYTYRIVTKTGKIKWVDQYSNTVIYKGRYADLVTLVDVTERKRAEERLRDSEERLRAQYQGFPIPSYTWRRINGDFVLVDYNRAAHVLTNGGVAHYVGKRASEMYRNDRPDILEDLNLCFTERTVLKREMPYRFRLTDEEKRLAVSYAFVPPDQVLVHAEDISERKQLEAQLAWSQKMETVGRLAGGIAHDFNNLLTTITGYAELGMMRLHPGDRVYADLQEILKASERAARLTQQFLAFSRRQIIEPKVVNLNAILADTDRMLRRIIGEDIELVTLLAENLAPVKVDPGQIEQVVVNLTVNARDAMPDGGKLTIETATVTLDEAYAAHHLGVSPGEYVMLAVSDTGVGMTDEVKEHLFEPFFTTKEVGKGTGLGLATCYGIVKQNGGNIWVYSEPGRGTTFKIYLPVEDQECEALPIRDRLGYLPRGTETVLLVEDESSVRSMAVRILREQGHRVLEACTGEEALRLVREMKNEEISLLLTDLVMPHMGGQELARRVRAERPDIKVLFFSGYTDEAAVRHGVLDPGSAFLQKPFSPAALVRKIRKLLDG, encoded by the coding sequence GTGGAAGACAAGCACAAGACAAAAGCGGAGCTATTGGCAGAGCTGGAAAGGATGGAGGCGCGTCTTTGCGAGTTGGAGGATACGGAACTCAGGTGCAGACGCATCGAGCAGAACCTGCGGGAAAAGGACAAGAGATACCGCGAGCTCATCGAGAGTGCCAACAGCATCATACTCCGGTTCGACACACAGGGCCGCATCACTTTCTTGAACGACTTTGCCGAGGGGTTCTTTGGTTATACCCGGGAGGAGTTAGTCGGACGAAATCTGGTGGGTACAATCGTTCCGGAGAAGGATTCCTCGGGCCAGGACCTTGCGGAGATGATCGGGGACCTTCTGGAGCATCCCGAGAAGTATCCTAACAACGAAAATGAAAACGTGCGCCGAGGCGGCGAGCGAGTCTGGATCGCCTGGACGAACAAGGCCATTCTCGATGGGAACGGCCGTGTGGTTGAGATCCTCGCAATCGGCAACGACATTACTCGGCACAGGCAAGCAGAGCAAGCATTGCAAGAGAGTGAGGAGAAGTTCCGGCTCATATCGGAACAGTCGATACTGGGCATCGTCCTGATTCAGGACGGTCTCATAAGATACGTGAACCAGGCCGTTTCAGACCTTCTGGGATACACCGTCGAGGAGATGCTCGGCTGGGAGGCAAACGCGTTTGCCAAGGCCGTCCATCCCGACGATCTGGCCTTTGCTATGGAGCAGGCCGAGAAGAAGCAGAGGGGGGAGAAAGACGTCGTTCCCAGCTACACTTACCGGATCGTGACGAAGACGGGGAAAATCAAGTGGGTCGATCAGTATTCCAATACCGTCATCTACAAGGGCAGATACGCCGACCTTGTTACCCTGGTCGACGTGACCGAGCGCAAAAGAGCGGAGGAGAGACTCCGTGACAGCGAGGAGAGACTGAGGGCGCAGTATCAGGGCTTCCCCATACCCAGCTATACCTGGCGGCGGATAAATGGAGACTTCGTCCTAGTCGATTACAACCGTGCGGCTCATGTTCTGACAAACGGCGGGGTGGCCCACTATGTCGGCAAAAGAGCAAGCGAAATGTATCGGAATGATCGGCCGGATATACTGGAAGATCTCAATCTATGCTTTACCGAAAGGACCGTCCTCAAAAGGGAGATGCCATACAGGTTCCGGCTCACCGACGAGGAAAAGCGTCTTGCCGTGAGTTACGCCTTCGTGCCTCCTGACCAGGTCCTGGTTCATGCCGAGGATATCAGCGAGCGCAAGCAGCTCGAGGCACAACTGGCCTGGTCTCAGAAGATGGAGACGGTGGGCAGGCTTGCGGGAGGAATCGCCCACGATTTCAATAACCTGCTCACGACGATTACGGGTTACGCAGAGCTCGGAATGATGAGACTCCATCCGGGCGACCGGGTGTACGCCGATCTCCAGGAGATCCTGAAGGCATCCGAACGGGCGGCCAGACTCACCCAGCAATTCCTCGCCTTTTCGCGCCGCCAGATCATCGAGCCCAAGGTGGTCAATCTCAATGCGATCCTTGCCGACACGGACAGGATGCTCAGGCGCATCATCGGTGAGGATATCGAGCTTGTGACCCTTCTGGCTGAGAATCTCGCTCCTGTCAAGGTAGACCCCGGCCAGATAGAGCAGGTCGTTGTTAACCTCACTGTCAACGCCCGTGATGCCATGCCTGATGGGGGCAAATTGACCATAGAGACTGCAACTGTGACCCTGGATGAGGCATATGCGGCGCACCACCTGGGTGTATCTCCAGGTGAGTATGTCATGTTGGCCGTGAGCGATACGGGTGTGGGTATGACCGATGAGGTGAAGGAACATCTCTTTGAGCCGTTTTTCACCACCAAGGAGGTAGGTAAGGGGACCGGCCTCGGCCTTGCGACCTGTTACGGAATTGTGAAACAGAACGGAGGAAACATCTGGGTCTACAGCGAGCCGGGCCGGGGGACGACCTTCAAGATCTATCTCCCTGTGGAGGATCAAGAGTGCGAGGCTCTGCCAATCCGGGATAGACTGGGATACCTGCCGCGAGGTACCGAGACCGTACTCCTGGTGGAGGACGAATCGTCGGTACGGAGCATGGCCGTCAGAATCCTCCGGGAGCAAGGCCACAGGGTCCTCGAGGCGTGTACCGGGGAGGAAGCCTTGAGACTGGTCCGAGAAATGAAGAACGAGGAGATCAGTCTGCTCCTGACCGATCTTGTGATGCCGCATATGGGAGGGCAGGAGCTTGCCCGCCGGGTCAGGGCGGAGCGCCCCGATATCAAAGTTCTCTTCTTTTCAGGTTATACCGATGAGGCAGCCGTCCGCCATGGCGTATTGGATCCTGGATCCGCATTTCTTCAAAAGCCCTTTTCACCGGCAGCCCTGGTACGCAAGATCCGCAAGCTGCTCGATGGGTGA
- a CDS encoding epoxyqueuosine reductase translates to MGIYGKVRELAETMGADFFGVADLSPARKAILAQGGPVVAGFPRAVSVGIALLHSIVDQLPQRADCAVAMSYRCHCYDVVNQRLDHIASRLSNVLQRDGYRALPVPASQTVDDDRLCGTFSHKMGAHLAGLGWIVKSCMLVTPEVGPRVRWATVLTDAPFELTGQPMEESCGTCEACVEVCPTRAFTGRPFRDEEPRDVRFAAHKCDRYFAEMKKTTEFAISGLCLYVCPHGRK, encoded by the coding sequence ATGGGAATCTATGGGAAAGTGAGGGAACTGGCCGAGACAATGGGCGCGGATTTCTTTGGTGTGGCAGATCTTTCACCGGCCCGTAAGGCTATCCTGGCTCAGGGGGGACCCGTGGTCGCTGGATTTCCCCGGGCAGTCTCGGTCGGCATCGCTCTGCTTCACTCCATCGTGGATCAGCTCCCGCAGCGGGCTGATTGTGCCGTGGCCATGAGCTACAGGTGCCACTGCTACGACGTGGTGAACCAGCGCCTCGACCACATTGCCTCGCGGTTAAGCAACGTGCTGCAACGTGACGGTTACAGGGCGCTACCTGTTCCGGCATCGCAAACAGTGGACGACGACCGGCTATGCGGGACCTTCTCTCATAAAATGGGGGCCCACCTGGCCGGGTTGGGATGGATCGTCAAGAGCTGCATGCTGGTCACGCCTGAGGTCGGACCGAGGGTCCGTTGGGCCACGGTGCTTACGGACGCCCCATTCGAGTTGACCGGCCAACCCATGGAAGAAAGTTGCGGCACCTGTGAGGCCTGCGTCGAGGTATGCCCCACAAGAGCCTTCACCGGCCGGCCTTTCCGTGATGAAGAGCCGCGGGATGTCCGCTTTGCGGCGCACAAGTGTGACAGATACTTTGCCGAGATGAAAAAGACCACAGAATTTGCCATCAGTGGCCTCTGCCTGTACGTCTGTCCCCATGGGAGAAAATGA
- a CDS encoding GNAT family N-acetyltransferase, with product MKSAVRGIRERFKSARVGLKDSLAVIDMTLDGQLGQPITLSPYEVFEPLNRLIDRTAHGTKVERFGPDGGRRPFHTLEIHTKGGDVLGYLNMVYLRKPLLCYYLVYVEVLFPFRGRGLGHKILRAFREFVSERGAVGVLDNIILPDEPTYGIYSKHGWKPIDPVAGDNRPGEQGHYMAFVPRSARAPDIQQKLAKLLFRIRKKRPIIDMHENEAMVGRTIAEFRSVYRTLESLFHKELTAGSSTPLMRFMFTRFVTKMLGFRRRIAGLLGYTGGESLYQISISDRIKRLPIQPYSLWTSEGGRTEIWGEAETIRRLPGDLKEKPTRYIEALPLYRRPYLSSWMENRGRCRSGIIKISDLLELGFDPTKLRVLFHEGVEYVSERVSPRFIPSIEKRREFLLGVAMESSGVRIRNARIHVNPPLAILQDMGNVYILRKRVEGIHSEEALDQLRTSPYLRDLNRAAGIDQAVEKTLHQTRRWLVERSDSRYREQIEELIFFVPWDFEKNMPRVTVDVSGVYIDRLWIA from the coding sequence ATGAAATCAGCGGTCCGGGGAATCAGAGAGAGGTTCAAAAGCGCACGGGTCGGCCTCAAGGACAGCCTGGCTGTCATCGATATGACCCTGGACGGCCAGCTTGGGCAGCCCATAACACTGTCACCCTACGAGGTCTTCGAGCCCCTCAACAGACTGATCGACAGGACCGCCCATGGAACAAAGGTCGAACGTTTCGGGCCCGACGGGGGGCGCCGGCCCTTTCATACCCTCGAGATCCACACAAAGGGGGGAGACGTCCTAGGTTATCTGAACATGGTATACCTCAGGAAACCCCTGCTTTGCTACTACCTGGTCTACGTGGAGGTCCTCTTTCCCTTCCGCGGCCGGGGTTTGGGCCACAAGATCCTGAGGGCATTCAGGGAGTTCGTGAGCGAGAGGGGAGCAGTGGGAGTACTCGACAACATAATTCTCCCGGATGAGCCCACCTACGGCATCTATTCCAAACACGGTTGGAAACCCATCGATCCGGTGGCCGGCGATAACAGGCCCGGAGAACAAGGCCACTACATGGCCTTTGTTCCAAGGTCAGCCAGGGCACCCGACATCCAGCAGAAGCTGGCAAAGCTCCTTTTCAGAATCAGGAAGAAGAGGCCTATCATCGACATGCACGAGAACGAGGCTATGGTCGGGCGGACGATTGCGGAATTCCGATCGGTCTACAGGACCCTTGAGAGCCTCTTCCACAAAGAGCTGACCGCCGGAAGTTCCACTCCCCTGATGCGCTTCATGTTCACCCGCTTCGTCACGAAGATGCTCGGCTTCAGGAGGCGGATCGCAGGACTTCTCGGTTACACGGGTGGAGAATCCCTGTATCAAATCTCAATCTCCGATAGAATCAAGAGGCTTCCCATCCAACCGTACTCCCTCTGGACCTCGGAGGGCGGCCGGACCGAGATATGGGGAGAGGCCGAGACAATTCGCCGTCTCCCCGGAGATCTGAAGGAGAAACCAACCCGTTACATCGAAGCCCTTCCCCTTTACAGGCGACCATACCTGTCATCGTGGATGGAAAACAGAGGCCGCTGCCGCTCCGGCATCATTAAGATCTCCGATCTCCTTGAGCTCGGCTTCGACCCGACTAAGCTGAGAGTCCTCTTCCACGAAGGAGTGGAATACGTATCAGAAAGAGTATCCCCCCGCTTTATTCCCTCGATCGAAAAGAGAAGGGAGTTTCTCTTGGGAGTGGCCATGGAGAGTTCAGGAGTCCGGATACGGAACGCAAGAATCCACGTCAATCCCCCTCTTGCAATACTCCAGGACATGGGGAACGTCTACATCCTCCGCAAGAGGGTGGAGGGCATCCACTCCGAGGAAGCCCTGGATCAACTCAGAACGTCTCCGTACCTGAGGGACCTTAACAGGGCGGCAGGGATCGATCAGGCGGTGGAAAAAACCCTTCACCAGACCCGCCGCTGGCTCGTAGAAAGGTCTGACTCCCGGTATCGCGAACAGATAGAAGAGCTGATCTTCTTTGTGCCCTGGGACTTCGAAAAAAACATGCCACGAGTCACGGTGGATGTTTCCGGTGTCTATATCGATAGGCTGTGGATCGCCTGA
- a CDS encoding MucR family transcriptional regulator yields the protein MAKTLTEMAAEIVTAQAGVTRMSPEELSEALAKAYDSLKRIKGLEEGVGAEGPVPEGAVAMDPKASIQRNKIICLECGKEFKQLSRSHLKSHGLTPREYKKKYGLKAGQALTAKSLSAKRRRTAKERGLGAKLAAARKSRKKK from the coding sequence ATGGCAAAGACGTTGACTGAGATGGCAGCTGAAATTGTCACAGCGCAGGCCGGGGTAACCAGAATGTCGCCTGAAGAGCTGAGCGAAGCTCTGGCCAAAGCCTATGATTCCTTGAAAAGGATCAAGGGTTTGGAAGAAGGTGTTGGTGCAGAAGGACCTGTACCGGAAGGCGCTGTTGCAATGGACCCGAAGGCCTCGATCCAACGCAACAAGATTATCTGCCTTGAGTGTGGAAAAGAGTTCAAGCAGCTATCGAGGAGCCATCTCAAGTCCCACGGGCTGACCCCTAGAGAGTACAAAAAGAAGTACGGGCTCAAGGCGGGCCAGGCACTAACGGCAAAATCCCTGAGTGCGAAGAGAAGGAGGACGGCCAAGGAGCGGGGACTCGGTGCAAAACTGGCGGCTGCCAGAAAGAGCCGGAAAAAGAAATAG
- a CDS encoding rubrerythrin family protein → MELGGSRTEKNLLTAFAGESQARNRYTYFASQAKKEGLEQIASIFEETANQEKEHAKRYFKFLQGGEVEIQWSFPAGKIGTTQQNLLAAAAGERYEHTEMYPGFARVAREEGFEEVAAAFEAICVAERQHEKRYRDLAANLEGGRVFKRKEKVVWRCRNCGYLHESEEAPESCPACLHPKAFFELLGENY, encoded by the coding sequence ATGGAACTGGGTGGATCAAGGACTGAAAAGAACCTGCTAACGGCCTTTGCCGGAGAATCTCAAGCCCGCAATCGGTATACTTACTTTGCCAGCCAGGCAAAGAAAGAAGGGCTCGAGCAGATCGCCTCTATCTTTGAAGAGACGGCCAACCAGGAAAAAGAGCATGCCAAGAGGTATTTCAAGTTTCTCCAGGGTGGCGAGGTGGAGATTCAGTGGAGTTTCCCGGCCGGAAAGATCGGAACGACACAGCAAAACCTGTTGGCAGCCGCTGCCGGAGAAAGATACGAGCATACGGAGATGTATCCCGGTTTCGCCCGGGTAGCCAGAGAAGAGGGATTCGAGGAAGTGGCAGCGGCCTTTGAGGCCATCTGCGTGGCGGAGAGGCAGCACGAAAAGCGGTACCGGGATCTCGCGGCCAACCTGGAAGGCGGCAGGGTCTTCAAGCGGAAGGAGAAGGTCGTGTGGCGCTGTCGAAACTGTGGATACCTCCACGAGAGCGAGGAGGCACCCGAAAGCTGTCCCGCCTGTTTACACCCAAAGGCGTTTTTCGAGCTCCTGGGGGAGAACTATTGA